In Shewanella sp. VB17, a single genomic region encodes these proteins:
- a CDS encoding IS630 family transposase (programmed frameshift), translating into MKQVRSLLEHEFTTLEEAFKNHPKHRCRTRAHAILSSYHGFSLKQIAQILLVKPSTVSGWIDLWFDLGISFLYDGKRTGRPEIYNEAENLQLKEWVDDEPYQLKRAQAIMASETGKNVSKSTIKRTLKKFNYSYKRARHSLKNQRYESDFLDCQQTLADLITAEEAGRIELFYFDESGFSQKSNLPSAWSPKGEPLVMPSYSHSKRLNVLGFLSRKGTLVYHTTESKVNTEVVIEAFEHFISTKRLDKLTIIYLDNASFHRAKRFKEKCYEWLLKGLVIMYLPAYSPELNIIEILWKKIKYEWLSCHAFITFETLKNSVKDILDNYQSKYSITFS; encoded by the exons ATGAAACAAGTTAGATCACTGTTAGAACATGAGTTCACTACGCTGGAAGAAGCATTCAAAAATCATCCTAAACATCGCTGTAGAACGCGTGCTCATGCAATATTGAGTAGTTATCATGGATTCAGTCTCAAGCAAATTGCACAAATATTATTGGTAAAACCCAGCACCGTATCTGGATGGATAGATCTATGGTTTGATTTGGGGATCAGCTTTCTTTATGACGGTAAGCGAACTGGACGACCAGAAATCTATAATGAAGCTGAAAACTTACAGTTAAAAGAGTGGGTCGATGATGAGCCTTATCAACTTAAACGAGCTCAGGCGATAATGGCATCAGAAACAGGCAAGAATGTCAGTAAATCAACGATAAAAAGAACATTA AAAAAATTCAATTATAGCTATAAACGTGCCAGACATAGCCTAAAAAATCAACGTTATGAATCAGACTTTTTAGATTGTCAGCAAACATTAGCAGACCTCATTACAGCTGAAGAGGCTGGGAGAATTGAGCTCTTTTATTTTGATGAGTCTGGCTTTAGCCAGAAGTCAAACTTACCCAGCGCTTGGTCTCCAAAAGGAGAGCCGTTAGTGATGCCTTCATACTCTCATAGCAAGAGGCTTAATGTACTTGGTTTTTTAAGTAGAAAAGGAACACTTGTTTACCATACCACTGAAAGTAAAGTGAATACCGAGGTTGTTATAGAAGCTTTTGAGCACTTCATATCGACTAAACGTCTTGATAAATTAACGATTATCTACCTTGATAATGCTTCATTTCATCGCGCTAAGCGTTTTAAAGAAAAGTGCTATGAATGGTTACTAAAAGGGCTTGTCATTATGTATTTACCTGCTTATTCTCCCGAACTCAATATCATTGAAATACTCTGGAAAAAGATCAAATATGAATGGCTATCTTGCCATGCTTTTATCACGTTTGAGACGCTAAAAAATAGTGTGAAAGACATACTGGATAATTATCAGTCTAAATATTCGATAACTTTTAGTTAA
- the dinB gene encoding DNA polymerase IV gives MKKIIHIDMDCYFAAVEMRDFPELRGKPIAVGGRSDRRGVISTCNYEARAFGVRSAMASGHALTLCPQLVLVPGRMSVYKKISIQIRDVFARYTDLIEPLSLDEAYLDVSDSTFCQGSATRIAEAIRQEIFELTGLTASAGIAPVKFLAKVASDLNKPNGQYVITPKMISPFVHTLPLTKIPGVGKVTGKKLADIDLITCGDLQGYPQNDLIARFGKFGSILIERAQGIDLREIINHRERKSVGVETTLAKDIYTLAQCRGVMPQLLQELSMRINRSAKERKIHKQVVKLKFNDFKQTTIEHRSDEVSVKLFYDLLTQALARQQGRGIRLLGVSVGLASQADAQESTELAESQMDLGF, from the coding sequence GTGAAAAAAATTATTCATATCGATATGGATTGTTATTTTGCCGCGGTAGAGATGCGTGATTTCCCCGAGTTAAGAGGCAAGCCGATTGCGGTGGGAGGACGTAGTGATCGCCGTGGTGTGATAAGCACGTGTAATTATGAGGCGCGCGCTTTTGGGGTGCGTTCGGCGATGGCTTCAGGCCATGCATTAACATTGTGCCCGCAGTTGGTATTAGTGCCTGGGCGAATGTCGGTTTATAAAAAGATATCGATTCAGATCCGTGACGTTTTTGCTCGCTATACCGATTTGATCGAACCTTTATCCTTGGACGAAGCCTATTTGGATGTGAGTGACAGTACTTTTTGTCAGGGATCGGCGACACGCATTGCTGAGGCAATACGCCAAGAGATATTCGAGCTAACAGGGCTGACGGCGTCAGCGGGGATTGCCCCGGTGAAATTTCTCGCCAAAGTGGCCTCAGATCTGAATAAACCCAATGGACAATATGTTATCACCCCAAAGATGATTAGCCCGTTTGTGCACACCTTGCCGTTGACTAAAATCCCTGGTGTTGGCAAGGTGACAGGCAAGAAGCTTGCTGATATTGATTTGATTACTTGTGGCGATTTACAGGGCTATCCGCAAAATGATTTGATTGCACGTTTTGGTAAGTTTGGCTCGATATTAATCGAGCGAGCTCAAGGTATCGATCTGCGGGAGATTATCAATCATAGAGAAAGAAAATCTGTGGGGGTCGAGACGACATTAGCGAAGGATATTTATACGTTAGCGCAATGCCGAGGCGTAATGCCGCAATTACTGCAAGAGCTTTCAATGCGCATTAATCGAAGTGCTAAAGAGAGGAAGATACATAAACAAGTGGTGAAGCTGAAGTTTAATGATTTTAAACAGACGACCATAGAACACAGAAGCGATGAAGTGTCGGTAAAACTTTTTTACGATCTGCTCACGCAAGCCTTGGCGCGTCAGCAGGGAAGAGGGATACGCTTATTGGGGGTCTCGGTAGGCTTAGCCAGTCAAGCCGATGCTCAAGAGTCCACAGAGCTAGCTGAGTCGCAAATGGACTTAGGGTTTTAG
- a CDS encoding ATP-binding cassette domain-containing protein: protein MPTLITHQLSFQLDTGEWLFNNICFNLNSGISGLIGRNGVGKSVFISVLNGKLAPTQGHVTCQGHIAYYSQLPADLLEKDVRIADFLGITNKLLALRALEQGRCELKYFDDIGDDWDIETQTKHTLRTLQIDVDLNDYCHTLSGGQLAMLQLHQLFQANSDILLLDEPSNHLDTQGKHWLISQLQQYKGKVLLISHDKHLLRHVDHIYSLTSLGLDLFKGHYDDYITHSCYQANALNRQISHVKSQQKKIARQAQANKEKSQQREVQGNRIRKSGSQAKVIMGSMKDKAGQSLSRLATNQQNQSARNQHKLHALQAMQEILQPQAFHLQTPEQVKKKTLLTIENYRLNKHTKKTLTFSLSYGARCHLSGANGCGKSTLLKTIHHKDNPYSGVIKHNTKTVYLDQHFGLLKVEGAILDSLMKRSKNLTESDARTLLARIGFRKDSVYRQVGHLSGGEKMKLSMLIISQISDSPLLLLDEPDNHLDIESTQILAAALSAYQGAFILVSHDEDFVNEVRISERIIMN from the coding sequence ATGCCTACATTAATCACACATCAACTGTCATTCCAGCTCGATACCGGAGAGTGGCTATTTAACAACATATGCTTCAATTTAAACAGTGGCATCTCAGGGCTAATCGGTCGTAATGGAGTGGGCAAGTCAGTCTTCATCTCAGTACTGAACGGAAAACTTGCTCCAACTCAAGGTCATGTCACTTGCCAAGGTCACATAGCTTATTACTCACAGCTGCCTGCTGATTTATTAGAAAAAGACGTACGTATTGCTGACTTCTTAGGCATTACCAATAAGTTATTGGCATTGAGAGCTCTCGAGCAGGGTCGCTGTGAACTGAAATATTTCGATGATATTGGTGATGATTGGGATATAGAAACTCAAACAAAACACACGTTACGCACACTTCAAATTGATGTTGATTTAAATGACTATTGTCATACTTTAAGTGGTGGCCAGTTAGCGATGCTACAGTTGCATCAATTATTCCAAGCCAATTCCGACATATTATTGCTTGATGAGCCTTCTAATCACTTAGATACTCAAGGGAAGCATTGGTTAATAAGCCAGCTGCAACAATATAAAGGTAAAGTACTCTTGATAAGTCACGATAAACACTTACTTAGGCATGTTGATCATATTTACTCACTCACAAGTCTAGGACTCGATTTATTCAAAGGGCATTACGATGACTATATAACACATTCTTGTTATCAAGCTAATGCACTGAATAGACAAATATCTCATGTAAAGTCACAACAGAAGAAAATAGCACGCCAAGCACAAGCCAATAAAGAAAAGTCCCAACAACGTGAAGTGCAAGGTAATCGCATAAGAAAGTCTGGCAGCCAAGCTAAGGTCATAATGGGTTCAATGAAAGATAAAGCAGGCCAAAGCCTCTCTAGACTCGCCACCAATCAACAAAATCAGTCAGCACGTAATCAACATAAATTACATGCTTTACAAGCAATGCAAGAAATATTGCAACCGCAAGCTTTTCATCTACAAACACCTGAGCAAGTGAAGAAAAAAACCTTACTAACAATCGAAAATTATCGGCTTAATAAACATACTAAAAAAACACTTACCTTTAGCTTATCCTACGGGGCTCGATGCCACTTAAGTGGCGCCAATGGGTGTGGGAAATCTACTTTATTAAAAACAATCCATCATAAAGATAATCCCTATAGTGGCGTCATTAAACACAATACGAAAACGGTATATCTAGATCAACACTTTGGCTTACTTAAAGTTGAAGGGGCAATATTAGACAGCCTCATGAAACGCAGTAAAAACCTGACCGAAAGTGATGCGCGTACTCTACTTGCAAGGATTGGTTTCAGGAAAGATTCTGTCTATCGACAAGTGGGACATTTAAGTGGCGGTGAAAAAATGAAATTATCAATGCTGATAATTAGCCAGATCAGTGATTCGCCTTTATTACTATTAGATGAACCAGATAATCATTTAGATATTGAGTCTACACAGATACTCGCCGCTGCATTAAGTGCTTATCAAGGTGCATTCATCTTAGTCAGTCACGATGAGGATTTTGTCAACGAGGTCAGAATCAGTGAACGTATTATAATGAATTAA
- the glnD gene encoding [protein-PII] uridylyltransferase, translating into MSASDITSQFNSKMSIADYKKVIQDADAYLNDHFTHIAIKEIVKLRADFFDSLLIHLWNCADLANEDISLNAVGGYGRQTLHLHSDIDMCVLFTQELSSHQSTQISFFFTQLWDLGLELGHHVFALNDINKACKDDITIATSLFEIRHLTGSESHAEQVLDKLYGDTFWNSENFFKAKVSEQNERHQKAQGSAFSLEPNLKNSPGGMRDIQTLIWVTRKYFAAKDMAALRRFGFFTADEYSELLESQHFIWRVRWALHAAAQRAENRLLISLQSDVARLMGFGDNSHIAIEKMMRQLYRAMRRISELNQMLLQYFKDQILAQTDKKSIPLNEHFEINDRLINACHDDVFVDRRQLIALFIHIAENSNDIDGITPLTIRLIRQVRRRLLGDLQDFHRCRKEFVALFRHPQGMGLALSLMHKHGILASYLPQWREIVGQMQFDLYHVYPVDEHTHKLLKNLYSLNNKPEDPSLTKAYSIYKVMENKETLLFAALFHDLGKGRGGDHSELGAVDALQFAQFHELKPSQAKVITWLVKHHLLLSLSSQRLDIYDPSEVHNLAKIIGTKTRLDALYCLTVADIKATNDELWTDWKATLLGDLYISISYALRNGLENVLEQRTIVREHKNEALELMDMNEISDNIKQLWKRLPLSFFSNAQPREIARYSQAMILYPAEHALILLDEGSIKGCSELFVYMKDKPGLFVTLFNTLASLQISVQQANISKTKDGYVVESLKILDYDHLPIKTSGRRARIKQKLEQVLFNNKKTPKQRLNSNISSFVSEPRVEFLYSRKKDRTLISVTALDNPQFMSHFCNGFRLFELNIHSAKITTVGEQVDNVFLVSDKEGRSLDDKSKQALKSFFVDRIKEQPLLNSNT; encoded by the coding sequence ATGTCAGCCTCTGATATAACATCTCAATTTAATTCCAAAATGAGCATTGCAGATTATAAAAAAGTCATCCAAGATGCTGACGCCTACCTTAATGATCATTTTACCCATATTGCTATCAAGGAAATTGTCAAGCTACGCGCTGATTTTTTTGACTCTTTACTGATCCACCTCTGGAATTGTGCTGATCTCGCTAACGAAGATATTTCTCTTAATGCCGTCGGCGGGTATGGTCGACAAACATTGCATTTACACTCTGACATTGATATGTGTGTTTTATTTACCCAAGAACTGAGTTCTCATCAATCGACACAAATTAGCTTCTTTTTTACCCAACTATGGGATTTAGGCTTAGAACTCGGCCATCATGTTTTCGCACTAAATGACATTAATAAAGCCTGTAAAGACGATATCACCATAGCAACATCATTATTTGAAATTCGCCATTTAACCGGCTCTGAATCTCATGCTGAGCAAGTGCTCGATAAACTTTATGGGGATACGTTCTGGAACAGTGAAAACTTCTTTAAAGCAAAAGTCAGTGAACAAAATGAACGTCACCAAAAGGCTCAAGGTAGTGCTTTTAGCCTAGAGCCAAACCTAAAAAATAGCCCTGGTGGTATGCGTGATATTCAAACGCTAATTTGGGTCACCCGTAAATATTTTGCTGCAAAAGACATGGCCGCTTTAAGAAGATTTGGCTTCTTTACCGCTGATGAATATTCAGAATTATTAGAGTCACAACATTTTATCTGGCGCGTACGTTGGGCATTACACGCAGCTGCACAGCGTGCAGAAAACCGATTGCTGATTAGCTTACAAAGTGATGTGGCACGGCTCATGGGTTTTGGAGACAACAGTCACATTGCTATCGAAAAAATGATGCGGCAGTTATACCGTGCGATGAGGAGAATTAGCGAACTGAATCAAATGCTATTGCAGTATTTTAAAGATCAAATTCTTGCGCAAACAGATAAGAAGTCCATCCCGTTAAACGAACATTTTGAAATAAATGATCGACTGATTAACGCATGTCATGATGATGTTTTTGTTGATCGTAGGCAACTTATCGCTCTTTTTATCCACATTGCAGAAAACAGCAATGACATTGATGGTATTACCCCACTAACAATTAGGTTAATACGACAGGTTAGGCGTAGATTATTGGGTGATCTGCAAGACTTTCATCGCTGCCGTAAAGAATTCGTCGCCCTATTTCGCCACCCTCAAGGCATGGGATTAGCCCTATCCTTAATGCATAAACATGGGATCTTAGCGTCATACCTTCCACAATGGCGCGAAATTGTTGGTCAGATGCAATTCGATCTGTATCATGTTTACCCCGTTGATGAGCATACTCATAAGCTACTAAAAAATTTATATTCACTAAATAATAAACCTGAAGATCCTTCTCTTACAAAAGCTTATTCGATTTACAAAGTAATGGAAAATAAAGAGACATTGTTGTTTGCAGCCTTATTCCATGACTTAGGCAAAGGACGTGGTGGTGATCACAGTGAGTTGGGCGCTGTTGATGCGCTACAATTTGCTCAATTTCATGAGTTAAAACCTTCACAAGCTAAAGTCATCACTTGGTTAGTGAAACACCATTTATTGTTATCTCTATCCTCCCAGCGATTAGATATATATGACCCTTCAGAAGTGCATAATCTCGCTAAAATCATAGGAACTAAAACCAGACTTGATGCTTTATACTGTTTAACCGTTGCTGATATTAAAGCAACAAATGATGAACTATGGACTGACTGGAAGGCCACCTTACTCGGAGATCTTTACATATCGATAAGTTACGCCCTGCGTAATGGTCTAGAAAACGTACTAGAACAGCGAACGATCGTCCGTGAACACAAAAATGAAGCCTTAGAACTGATGGACATGAATGAAATCTCGGATAACATAAAGCAGCTTTGGAAACGCTTACCACTATCATTTTTCAGTAATGCTCAACCCAGAGAGATCGCTCGTTACTCTCAAGCCATGATTCTATATCCAGCTGAACATGCACTTATTTTGCTAGATGAAGGTAGTATTAAAGGATGCAGCGAGCTATTTGTCTACATGAAGGACAAACCGGGACTGTTTGTGACGCTATTTAATACCTTAGCATCACTACAGATCTCTGTTCAACAAGCAAATATCTCCAAGACTAAAGATGGATATGTTGTAGAATCTTTAAAAATATTAGATTATGACCATCTGCCAATAAAAACCTCAGGACGACGTGCCCGTATCAAACAAAAACTTGAACAAGTGTTATTTAACAACAAAAAAACACCAAAACAAAGACTTAACAGTAATATCAGCTCATTCGTTAGCGAACCAAGAGTAGAGTTTTTATATTCTCGTAAAAAAGATAGAACACTTATCAGCGTAACAGCACTTGATAACCCGCAATTTATGAGTCACTTCTGTAATGGCTTTAGACTTTTTGAACTTAACATTCACTCCGCCAAAATAACCACCGTAGGTGAGCAAGTTGATAATGTATTTCTTGTTTCAGACAAAGAAGGTCGATCATTAGACGACAAAAGTAAGCAAGCACTAAAATCCTTCTTTGTCGATAGGATTAAAGAGCAGCCTTTATTAAATTCAAATACGTAA
- a CDS encoding LysE family translocator has translation MHEYIFLLPIFIFLLLGVMSPGPSFILVAHTAMRGSRSEAIAVSVGMGVGAVIFALIASVGLFVLLDSAPWLYLGLKVLGGAYLCLLAVRIWKNSTEPMVDNSTQAKSKRGIAKMFLTGLITQLSNPKTAIVFGSAFAAFMPKDVPEYSYYLISISVFMIDSIWYILVATLLSTSKAQNTYIKFKKYICRASSGLMGVMGIKLITS, from the coding sequence ATGCATGAATATATATTTCTTTTACCCATTTTTATTTTTTTGTTGTTGGGTGTGATGAGTCCGGGGCCTAGCTTTATATTAGTAGCACATACGGCGATGAGAGGCTCTCGCTCAGAAGCAATAGCGGTTTCTGTCGGGATGGGGGTCGGGGCGGTCATTTTTGCGCTGATAGCATCAGTAGGTTTATTTGTTTTACTTGATAGTGCCCCTTGGCTTTATCTTGGATTAAAGGTGTTAGGCGGAGCTTACCTTTGCTTGTTAGCTGTTAGAATATGGAAGAACTCAACTGAACCTATGGTGGATAACTCTACCCAGGCTAAATCTAAGCGTGGCATAGCAAAAATGTTCCTCACCGGTTTAATTACTCAGTTAAGCAATCCCAAAACAGCGATTGTTTTTGGTAGTGCATTTGCTGCTTTCATGCCAAAAGACGTACCTGAGTATTCATATTATCTTATTAGCATCTCAGTTTTTATGATTGATTCAATTTGGTATATTTTGGTGGCGACTTTGTTGTCCACTTCAAAAGCTCAAAATACATACATAAAATTCAAAAAATACATTTGTAGAGCTTCGAGTGGATTGATGGGGGTCATGGGGATTAAATTGATCACGAGTTAA
- a CDS encoding OsmC family protein gives MSEYFAKINWVRGSNESYVDNKYSRGHEWIFDGGVSVQASSSPHVVPLPYSVEANVDPEEAFVASLSSCHMLFFLSIAAKRQYIVDSYIDDAIGIMEKDNDDVISMTLVTLRPKVKFSGDRKPTIEQLEKMHHQSHEQCFIANSVKTKIVTEIVV, from the coding sequence ATGTCAGAGTATTTTGCTAAAATCAACTGGGTAAGAGGCAGTAATGAAAGTTATGTTGATAACAAATACAGCCGAGGACATGAATGGATTTTTGATGGCGGGGTAAGCGTTCAAGCTTCATCTTCGCCACATGTGGTTCCTTTACCTTATTCTGTCGAAGCTAATGTTGATCCCGAAGAAGCCTTTGTCGCATCACTATCAAGTTGCCACATGTTGTTCTTTTTATCTATTGCCGCTAAAAGACAATATATTGTTGATTCATATATAGATGATGCTATAGGGATAATGGAAAAAGACAATGATGACGTCATATCAATGACGTTAGTGACACTTAGGCCTAAAGTCAAATTCTCTGGTGATAGAAAACCAACAATAGAACAGCTTGAAAAAATGCACCATCAATCACATGAGCAGTGTTTTATCGCTAATTCAGTGAAAACTAAAATTGTGACTGAAATAGTGGTTTAA
- a CDS encoding leucyl aminopeptidase family protein — MAQVNLIDVRDTDAIFEGSGWDAVVVVATDITQTGLDEITLLAEHGSKVDNRVGKSATLLFAPGLAGGRLILSPVLNSQDDVEDVRVFADAARAGIKLASQIGAKRPLLLVGKDKDPRYEFGCEVAALACGQELWQALEAREAKGDSATFEAIGLLHSSELSQSLNALEAGRDLARDLCGTEPERMSAAAFTDHCLAAYQGSGLKVDVIEDRDVLERDYPLLSAVGRSSFAVARHQPRVVKLEYVGEGVVERTYFFAGKGVIYDTGGADIKVAGGMAGMSRDKGGAAAVAGLMKTLSMLKPKGIRVVSELGLVRNSIGCEAFVTDEIITSHAGVRVRIGNTDAEGRLVLADLLSHLRIKAEKAVKPELFSVATLTGHVVRCFGGYSATVENSVAKQAGVAANIAHQGQAWGEPIEQSVLRREDYAKIVDPSGAADIMSSNNAPSSVTARGHQYPAAFLLRASGLSDHGIQSAKPMCYTHIDIAGSATEGHPQYGKPTATPLVGLYQHMTNKL; from the coding sequence ATGGCTCAGGTTAATCTTATTGATGTACGCGATACAGATGCTATTTTTGAAGGCAGTGGCTGGGATGCTGTTGTGGTTGTAGCCACTGATATTACTCAAACGGGGTTGGATGAGATCACCTTGTTGGCTGAGCACGGTTCTAAAGTCGATAATCGAGTGGGGAAATCTGCCACCTTACTGTTTGCACCTGGGCTTGCGGGAGGACGTTTGATCTTGTCGCCGGTGTTAAACAGCCAAGACGATGTCGAGGATGTCAGAGTCTTTGCTGATGCTGCCAGAGCAGGAATTAAATTAGCCAGCCAGATAGGAGCTAAGCGGCCACTGTTATTGGTGGGTAAAGACAAGGACCCTAGATATGAATTTGGATGTGAGGTTGCCGCACTCGCCTGTGGTCAAGAGTTGTGGCAGGCACTTGAGGCGCGTGAAGCTAAAGGGGACAGTGCCACTTTTGAGGCGATAGGTTTATTGCATTCATCAGAGCTGAGCCAAAGTTTGAATGCCCTTGAAGCGGGGCGGGATCTGGCTAGAGATCTTTGCGGTACTGAGCCTGAGCGTATGTCAGCAGCGGCATTTACCGATCATTGTTTAGCAGCATACCAAGGCTCAGGCCTTAAAGTGGACGTGATCGAAGATAGAGACGTATTGGAGCGTGACTATCCGTTACTAAGTGCGGTAGGACGCTCATCTTTTGCTGTTGCTCGGCATCAACCACGGGTGGTTAAACTTGAATATGTTGGAGAGGGTGTAGTCGAACGTACTTACTTCTTTGCTGGCAAAGGAGTGATTTATGATACTGGCGGCGCTGATATTAAGGTGGCTGGTGGTATGGCGGGGATGAGTCGGGATAAAGGCGGCGCCGCTGCGGTAGCGGGCTTGATGAAAACCTTATCGATGCTGAAACCTAAAGGTATTCGTGTTGTCTCTGAACTCGGCTTAGTGCGTAATAGCATCGGCTGTGAAGCCTTTGTGACCGATGAGATAATTACCAGCCATGCAGGTGTACGCGTACGCATAGGTAACACGGATGCTGAAGGGCGCTTAGTGTTAGCCGATCTGTTGTCACATTTACGTATTAAGGCCGAGAAAGCGGTTAAGCCTGAACTTTTCTCTGTGGCGACATTAACCGGTCACGTCGTGCGCTGCTTTGGTGGGTATAGCGCGACGGTTGAAAACAGCGTCGCCAAGCAAGCAGGTGTGGCTGCCAATATTGCCCATCAGGGGCAAGCGTGGGGAGAGCCGATTGAACAGTCAGTACTGCGACGTGAAGATTATGCCAAAATAGTCGACCCATCGGGCGCGGCAGATATCATGTCTTCTAATAATGCACCTTCTTCAGTGACCGCTCGTGGACATCAATACCCAGCGGCTTTTTTATTGAGAGCCTCAGGTTTGAGTGATCATGGTATTCAATCGGCTAAACCTATGTGTTATACCCATATCGATATTGCTGGCAGCGCCACAGAAGGCCATCCACAATACGGTAAGCCAACTGCAACGCCGTTAGTGGGGTTATATCAGCATATGACTAACAAGTTATAA
- a CDS encoding aminoacyl-histidine dipeptidase: MTAISQLQPQALWQWFEQICAIPHPSKHEQALSAHIQAWAKDKQLDIIEDKVGNLIIKKPATAGMENRKVVVLQAHIDMVPQKNSDKIHDFEKDPIIPYIEGDWVKATGTTLGADNGIGMASALAVLGSDDIPHGPLEVLLTIDEEAGMTGAFGLEAGYLDAEILINTDSEQEGEIYMGCAGGVDAQISVPMVWQSPEQSNATYTLTLSGLKGGHSGVNIHLGRGNANKLLARFLFNHADELAIELTQLTGGSLRNAIPREANVSFMLPGENVPQLETLMAEFQTLINQELAIADPQMRLELTEAPAATQVMSEDTQNRLIDLLHACPNGVIRMSDEVEGVTETSLNVGVISTKTESVEILCLIRSLLDSGREEVEGVLTALTNLAGVEVSFSGAYPGWKPDNSSPVMALVRETYDDIYNKAPVIMVIHAGLECGLFKKPYPEMDMVSIGPTIRYPHSPDEKVLIETVGQYYQLLLAVLARIPEKI; the protein is encoded by the coding sequence ATGACAGCAATAAGCCAATTACAACCTCAAGCCCTATGGCAGTGGTTTGAACAAATTTGTGCCATCCCACATCCTTCGAAGCATGAACAAGCCCTAAGTGCACATATTCAAGCTTGGGCTAAAGATAAACAGCTCGATATCATTGAAGACAAGGTCGGCAATCTCATCATCAAAAAGCCAGCCACGGCCGGTATGGAAAATCGTAAAGTGGTTGTGCTGCAGGCCCATATTGACATGGTGCCCCAGAAAAACTCAGACAAAATCCATGATTTTGAAAAAGATCCCATCATCCCATACATAGAGGGAGATTGGGTTAAAGCAACAGGCACCACCTTAGGGGCCGATAACGGCATAGGCATGGCGTCAGCATTAGCGGTACTTGGCTCAGATGATATCCCCCATGGACCACTTGAAGTCTTGCTAACCATAGATGAAGAAGCTGGCATGACGGGCGCTTTTGGCCTTGAAGCAGGTTACTTAGATGCCGAAATCTTAATTAATACCGATTCCGAGCAAGAAGGTGAAATTTACATGGGCTGCGCCGGTGGCGTTGATGCACAAATCAGTGTGCCTATGGTGTGGCAATCTCCAGAGCAGTCAAACGCCACTTATACCCTCACCCTTTCCGGTTTAAAAGGTGGTCACTCAGGTGTCAACATTCACCTTGGACGCGGTAACGCCAATAAACTGCTTGCCCGTTTCCTATTCAACCACGCCGATGAATTGGCAATAGAGTTAACCCAGTTAACGGGTGGATCGCTACGTAATGCGATACCACGTGAAGCCAATGTCAGCTTTATGCTACCCGGCGAGAATGTGCCTCAACTAGAAACCTTAATGGCTGAATTTCAAACATTAATTAATCAAGAGTTAGCCATCGCCGATCCACAAATGCGACTCGAGCTCACTGAAGCCCCTGCCGCCACTCAAGTAATGAGCGAAGACACCCAAAACAGGTTGATCGATCTGCTTCATGCTTGTCCAAATGGCGTGATCCGCATGAGTGATGAAGTCGAAGGAGTAACCGAAACCTCACTGAATGTGGGGGTTATCAGCACAAAAACTGAAAGTGTTGAAATTCTTTGCTTAATTCGTTCATTGCTCGACTCTGGCCGTGAAGAGGTTGAAGGTGTATTAACGGCTCTGACTAACCTTGCAGGCGTTGAAGTCTCTTTCAGCGGTGCTTATCCCGGTTGGAAGCCTGACAACAGCTCTCCTGTTATGGCCCTTGTGCGTGAAACCTATGATGACATCTATAACAAAGCGCCAGTCATTATGGTGATCCATGCAGGTCTCGAATGCGGCCTATTCAAAAAGCCATATCCAGAAATGGACATGGTATCCATTGGCCCCACCATACGTTACCCACACAGCCCAGATGAGAAAGTATTAATTGAAACCGTAGGGCAATATTATCAACTGTTACTGGCTGTTCTCGCGCGCATTCCAGAAAAAATTTAA